One genomic window of Paramormyrops kingsleyae isolate MSU_618 chromosome 22, PKINGS_0.4, whole genome shotgun sequence includes the following:
- the LOC111833747 gene encoding uncharacterized protein isoform X3 has protein sequence MTKLQLLNDYLTERLMAAVREILEVVGSTVLEYEEESARAQREIELLRRRLRDAGAEAPVWPEASQPIENLEPEAVSPTEPELDGQDWSLQREISPSEEKLCVGQRQQEASMQCLPFTPPGLKSDHDQDSELPELFKVQIESPTEEPHVADMEPDLVKKEADGPSYSESQQRADSVWASDSRAQMREPPSVNLRQLPGKRTHSCPQCGKTFCHMSRLKIHLRIHTGEKPYSCSLCGKRFNNDGTLKNHQRVHTQVRLYSCTQCGMRFKDAYTCKKHQKLRERDLIEELLYGESGGMEKEEEEEQVEMTLDGRS, from the exons ATGACTAAGCTGCAGCTTTTGAATGATTATTTGACCGAGCGGCTAATGGCTGCTGTACGGGAGATACTGGAGGTGGTGGGAAGCACGGTGCTGGAATATGAGGAGGAAAGCGCCCGGGCACAGCGCGAAATCGAGCTGTTGCGGCGGAGGCTGCGGGACGCCGGAGCGGAAGCACCAGTTTGGCCCG AAGCTTCACAACCAATAGAGAACCTTGAGCCCGAAGCAGTGTCCCCCACTGAGCCGGAGCTGGATGGGCAGGACTGGAGCCTCCAGAGGGAGATTTCTCCCAGTGAGGAGAAGCTCTGCGTCGGGCAGAGGCAGCAGGAGGCCAGCATGCAGTGTCTGCCGTTTACGCCACCTGGCCTGAAGAGTGACCACGACCAGGACTCAGAGCTGCCCGAACTTTTCAAAGTACAGATCGAGAGTCCCACAGAGGAGCCGCACGTGGCAGATATGGAGCCTGACCTTGTTAAAAAAGAAGCCGATGGGCCCAGCTACAGTGAGTCACAGCAGCGAGCTGACTCGGTGTGGGCCAGTGACTCGCGGGCGCAAATGCGAGAGCCGCCATCGGTGAACTTGAGGCAGCTCCCAGGGAAGCGGACTCATTCCTGCCCACAGTGTGGGAAGACCTTCTGCCACATGTCCCGGCTGAAGATACATCTGCGGATTCACACGGGAGAGAAACCGTACAGCTGCTCCCTGTGCGGCAAACGCTTCAATAACGACGGCACGCTCAAGAACCACCAGAGGGTCCACACGCAAGTGCGGCTCTACAGCTGCACACAGTGCGGCATGAGGTTTAAGGATGCCTACACCTGCAAGAAGCACCAGAAG CTCCGAGAGAGAGATCTCATAGAAGAACTCCTGTATGGGGAAAGTGGGGGcatggagaaggaggaggaggaagagcaagTGGAGATGACTTTAGATGGGCGAAGTTAG
- the LOC111833747 gene encoding uncharacterized protein isoform X4: MTKLQLLNDYLTERLMAAVREILEVVGSTVLEYEEESARAQREIELLRRRLRDAGAEAPVWPEASQPIENLEPEAVSPTEPELDGQDWSLQREISPSEEKLCVGQRQQEASMQCLPFTPPGLKSDHDQDSELPELFKVQIESPTEEPHVADMEPDLVKKEADGPSYSESQQRADSVWASDSRAQMREPPSVNLRQLPGKRTHSCPQCGKTFCHMSRLKIHLRIHTGEKPYSCSLCGKRFNNDGTLKNHQRVHTQVRLYSCTQCGMRFKDAYTCKKHQKMSHFGGAAGRETEAELKSCASVFHHKR; the protein is encoded by the exons ATGACTAAGCTGCAGCTTTTGAATGATTATTTGACCGAGCGGCTAATGGCTGCTGTACGGGAGATACTGGAGGTGGTGGGAAGCACGGTGCTGGAATATGAGGAGGAAAGCGCCCGGGCACAGCGCGAAATCGAGCTGTTGCGGCGGAGGCTGCGGGACGCCGGAGCGGAAGCACCAGTTTGGCCCG AAGCTTCACAACCAATAGAGAACCTTGAGCCCGAAGCAGTGTCCCCCACTGAGCCGGAGCTGGATGGGCAGGACTGGAGCCTCCAGAGGGAGATTTCTCCCAGTGAGGAGAAGCTCTGCGTCGGGCAGAGGCAGCAGGAGGCCAGCATGCAGTGTCTGCCGTTTACGCCACCTGGCCTGAAGAGTGACCACGACCAGGACTCAGAGCTGCCCGAACTTTTCAAAGTACAGATCGAGAGTCCCACAGAGGAGCCGCACGTGGCAGATATGGAGCCTGACCTTGTTAAAAAAGAAGCCGATGGGCCCAGCTACAGTGAGTCACAGCAGCGAGCTGACTCGGTGTGGGCCAGTGACTCGCGGGCGCAAATGCGAGAGCCGCCATCGGTGAACTTGAGGCAGCTCCCAGGGAAGCGGACTCATTCCTGCCCACAGTGTGGGAAGACCTTCTGCCACATGTCCCGGCTGAAGATACATCTGCGGATTCACACGGGAGAGAAACCGTACAGCTGCTCCCTGTGCGGCAAACGCTTCAATAACGACGGCACGCTCAAGAACCACCAGAGGGTCCACACGCAAGTGCGGCTCTACAGCTGCACACAGTGCGGCATGAGGTTTAAGGATGCCTACACCTGCAAGAAGCACCAGAAG ATGAGTCATTTCGGAGGAGCTGCAGGAAGAGAGACAGAAGCTGAACTGAAATCCTGTGCATCAGTGTTTCATCATAAACGATAA
- the LOC111833747 gene encoding uncharacterized protein isoform X2: protein MTKLQLLNDYLTERLMAAVREILEVVGSTVLEYEEESARAQREIELLRRRLRDAGAEAPVWPASQPIENLEPEAVSPTEPELDGQDWSLQREISPSEEKLCVGQRQQEASMQCLPFTPPGLKSDHDQDSELPELFKVQIESPTEEPHVADMEPDLVKKEADGPSYSESQQRADSVWASDSRAQMREPPSVNLRQLPGKRTHSCPQCGKTFCHMSRLKIHLRIHTGEKPYSCSLCGKRFNNDGTLKNHQRVHTQVRLYSCTQCGMRFKDAYTCKKHQKVHTGLQSYCCPLCGLQLNDAASLQNHQRIHMEERPYCCTFCGKQFMALGKLNKHLKSHSRETTYS, encoded by the exons ATGACTAAGCTGCAGCTTTTGAATGATTATTTGACCGAGCGGCTAATGGCTGCTGTACGGGAGATACTGGAGGTGGTGGGAAGCACGGTGCTGGAATATGAGGAGGAAAGCGCCCGGGCACAGCGCGAAATCGAGCTGTTGCGGCGGAGGCTGCGGGACGCCGGAGCGGAAGCACCAGTTTGGCCCG CTTCACAACCAATAGAGAACCTTGAGCCCGAAGCAGTGTCCCCCACTGAGCCGGAGCTGGATGGGCAGGACTGGAGCCTCCAGAGGGAGATTTCTCCCAGTGAGGAGAAGCTCTGCGTCGGGCAGAGGCAGCAGGAGGCCAGCATGCAGTGTCTGCCGTTTACGCCACCTGGCCTGAAGAGTGACCACGACCAGGACTCAGAGCTGCCCGAACTTTTCAAAGTACAGATCGAGAGTCCCACAGAGGAGCCGCACGTGGCAGATATGGAGCCTGACCTTGTTAAAAAAGAAGCCGATGGGCCCAGCTACAGTGAGTCACAGCAGCGAGCTGACTCGGTGTGGGCCAGTGACTCGCGGGCGCAAATGCGAGAGCCGCCATCGGTGAACTTGAGGCAGCTCCCAGGGAAGCGGACTCATTCCTGCCCACAGTGTGGGAAGACCTTCTGCCACATGTCCCGGCTGAAGATACATCTGCGGATTCACACGGGAGAGAAACCGTACAGCTGCTCCCTGTGCGGCAAACGCTTCAATAACGACGGCACGCTCAAGAACCACCAGAGGGTCCACACGCAAGTGCGGCTCTACAGCTGCACACAGTGCGGCATGAGGTTTAAGGATGCCTACACCTGCAAGAAGCACCAGAAGGTACACACAGGACTGCAGTCGTACTGCTGCCCCCTCTGTGGTCTGCAGCTTAATGATGCAGCCAGTCTACAAAATCATCAAAGAATCCACATGGAAGAAAGGCCATACTGCTGCACCTTCTGTGGGAAGCAGTTCATGGCTTTAGGCAAACTGAATAAGCACCTGAAAAGTCACAGCAGAGAGACGACATACAGCTGA
- the LOC111833747 gene encoding uncharacterized protein isoform X1: MTKLQLLNDYLTERLMAAVREILEVVGSTVLEYEEESARAQREIELLRRRLRDAGAEAPVWPEASQPIENLEPEAVSPTEPELDGQDWSLQREISPSEEKLCVGQRQQEASMQCLPFTPPGLKSDHDQDSELPELFKVQIESPTEEPHVADMEPDLVKKEADGPSYSESQQRADSVWASDSRAQMREPPSVNLRQLPGKRTHSCPQCGKTFCHMSRLKIHLRIHTGEKPYSCSLCGKRFNNDGTLKNHQRVHTQVRLYSCTQCGMRFKDAYTCKKHQKVHTGLQSYCCPLCGLQLNDAASLQNHQRIHMEERPYCCTFCGKQFMALGKLNKHLKSHSRETTYS, translated from the exons ATGACTAAGCTGCAGCTTTTGAATGATTATTTGACCGAGCGGCTAATGGCTGCTGTACGGGAGATACTGGAGGTGGTGGGAAGCACGGTGCTGGAATATGAGGAGGAAAGCGCCCGGGCACAGCGCGAAATCGAGCTGTTGCGGCGGAGGCTGCGGGACGCCGGAGCGGAAGCACCAGTTTGGCCCG AAGCTTCACAACCAATAGAGAACCTTGAGCCCGAAGCAGTGTCCCCCACTGAGCCGGAGCTGGATGGGCAGGACTGGAGCCTCCAGAGGGAGATTTCTCCCAGTGAGGAGAAGCTCTGCGTCGGGCAGAGGCAGCAGGAGGCCAGCATGCAGTGTCTGCCGTTTACGCCACCTGGCCTGAAGAGTGACCACGACCAGGACTCAGAGCTGCCCGAACTTTTCAAAGTACAGATCGAGAGTCCCACAGAGGAGCCGCACGTGGCAGATATGGAGCCTGACCTTGTTAAAAAAGAAGCCGATGGGCCCAGCTACAGTGAGTCACAGCAGCGAGCTGACTCGGTGTGGGCCAGTGACTCGCGGGCGCAAATGCGAGAGCCGCCATCGGTGAACTTGAGGCAGCTCCCAGGGAAGCGGACTCATTCCTGCCCACAGTGTGGGAAGACCTTCTGCCACATGTCCCGGCTGAAGATACATCTGCGGATTCACACGGGAGAGAAACCGTACAGCTGCTCCCTGTGCGGCAAACGCTTCAATAACGACGGCACGCTCAAGAACCACCAGAGGGTCCACACGCAAGTGCGGCTCTACAGCTGCACACAGTGCGGCATGAGGTTTAAGGATGCCTACACCTGCAAGAAGCACCAGAAGGTACACACAGGACTGCAGTCGTACTGCTGCCCCCTCTGTGGTCTGCAGCTTAATGATGCAGCCAGTCTACAAAATCATCAAAGAATCCACATGGAAGAAAGGCCATACTGCTGCACCTTCTGTGGGAAGCAGTTCATGGCTTTAGGCAAACTGAATAAGCACCTGAAAAGTCACAGCAGAGAGACGACATACAGCTGA
- the LOC111833745 gene encoding uncharacterized protein, producing MTKLQLLRQYLTERLMEAVREILEVVGDTVSEYQEETARAQRENESLRRRLREVVLVAEAPWAGDVQSVAVPISGGRSPADQELGGQEWSPHLGQDVETAPTEDRCRSEKMGEELGGSQLACVVETDPEGSTQGLKKLALEIALSVVSPLDACAEPNATQTVKNTVTEALIVGPTEQETPSLRPDQVKTEPGEVDLKSEQPADLGHSPKVQDTLGEASVGVPSDVPVTGDVDECNSQEAECRSNEPLNENYFVSYVGEKQHCCFYCGKFFSQICNLKTHLQIHSGERPYSCNWCGKSFTQSADLRRHQRIHTGEKPHRCTWCEKSFTQIGNLKRHLRIHTGERPYRCTLCGKTFNDGDTLKKHKRIHTGERPFYCTHCSKTFTVASSLHNHFKNHLMENNQHMSMNTSDITLVQHIKPTSAQHTLATSSPT from the exons atgactaaattgCAGCTCTTAAGACAATACTTAACGGAGCGCCTGATGGAAGCCGTACGGGAAATCCTCGAAGTGGTTGGAGACACGGTGTCAGAGTACCAGGAGGAAACGGCCAGGGCGCAGCGGGAGAACGAGAGCCTTAGGCGGAGGCTCAGGGAGGTGGTGCTGGTGGCCGAAGCGCCCTGGGCGG GAGATGTGCAGTCTGTTGCTGTCCCCATTTCTGGGGGGAGGTCCCCAGCAGATCAGGAGCTGGGTGGGCAAGAATGGAGCCCGCATCTTGGACAGGACGTAGAGACTGCTCCCACTGAAGATCGCTGCAGATCTGAAAAGATGGGGGAGGAGCTTGGGGGGTCGCAGCTGGCCTGTGTGGTGGAGACGGACCCTGAGGGTTCAACACAAGGACTGAAAAAGTTGGCCCTAGAGATTGCACTGTCAGTGGTCTCGCCTCTGGATGCCTGTGCTGAGCCAAATGCCACACAGACGGTAAAGAATACGGTCACTGAGGCGCTGATCGTTGGGCCCACAGAACAGGAAACACCCAGCTTGCGACCCGATCAAGTCAAAACTGAGCCTGGTGAAGTGGACCTTAAGTCTGAGCAGCCTGCAGATCTAGGTCACAGTCCGAAAGTGCAAGATACCCTGGgtgaagcaagcgtgggggtcCCTTCAGATGTCCCAGTTACTGGGGATGTAGATGAGTGTAATTCCCAAGAAGCCGAATGCAGGTCAAATGAGCCCCTGAATGAGAATTATTTTGTTAGTTATGTGGGAGAAAAACAGCACTGCTGTTTCTACTGTGGAAAGTTCTTTAGTCAGATCTGCAATCTAAAAACACATCTGCAGATACACAGTGGCGAAAGGCCCTACAGTTGCAACTGGTGTGGTAAGTCATTTACTCAGTCTGCAGATCTACGGAGGCACCAGCGAATCCACACAGGGGAAAAACCGCATCGATGCACGTGGTGTGAGAAAAGTTTCACTCAAATAGGAAACCTCAAAAGGCACTTGCGCATTCACACCGGTGAGAGACCTTACCGCTGCACCTTGTGTGGGAAGACTTTCAATGATGGAGATACGCTGAAGAAACACAAACGAATCCACACCGGGGAGAGACCTTTCTACTGCACGCACTGCTCGAAGACATTCACAGTAGCGAGCAGCCTTCACAATCATTTCAAAAACCACTTGATGGAAAATAACCAGCACAT GTCCATGAACACAAGTGATATCACCTTGGTACAGCACATAAAG CCTACTTCAGCCCAACACACTTTGGCCACATCCAGCCCTACATAA